One genomic window of Halorhabdus sp. CBA1104 includes the following:
- a CDS encoding sterol desaturase has protein sequence MGSSHHRVVGILVTLVVTGGLYWFVGHFALAAVTGLLWGSGLLMTLRIARQHSSHTTGDNWEDKRWTGAGTGLFTLAALVGVSLTLPISAELQLGLEFLVIGAGFVGYIAGTMAELERNAE, from the coding sequence ATGGGCAGTTCTCATCACAGGGTGGTTGGTATTCTCGTTACACTGGTCGTCACCGGTGGACTCTATTGGTTTGTGGGGCATTTTGCACTGGCGGCAGTCACAGGATTGCTGTGGGGAAGCGGTCTCCTTATGACGCTTCGAATCGCCCGCCAGCACTCCTCTCACACGACTGGTGATAACTGGGAGGATAAGCGTTGGACCGGGGCCGGGACGGGGCTCTTCACGCTTGCCGCGCTAGTCGGTGTCAGTCTGACACTGCCGATCTCGGCCGAACTCCAACTCGGCCTCGAATTCCTCGTTATCGGCGCTGGATTTGTCGGATACATAGCCGGCACTATGGCCGAACTCGAACGGAATGCGGAGTAG
- the leuS gene encoding leucine--tRNA ligase: MSHHDRYSPEVVRDFWQYEWDRRDVYECPDDATDPTYVLGMFPYTSGNLHMGHVRNYAITDAYARYRRMCGDDVLQPMGWDAFGLPAENAAEQHFTDPRSWTESCIESMREEMDAMGFGYDWSREFTTSDPSYYRWNQWLFRQFYEADLVEYDAAAVNWCPDCETVLADAQVERPATSDGNGPDVEEPARTSGLCWRCETPVETRELDQWFFTITDYAEELLDGLDDLEGWPESVREIQRNWIGKQDGTEVTFEVPEYGDVSAFTTRLDTIYGATFLAIAPGHELARTLAADDERVAEYLDAVRASDSGRSNSVDAGVFTGVHAIHPLTGEDVPIYVAEYVLDDVGTGAVMGVPAHNERDHAFATAQDLTIAPVIDPADDDADVELESAPYTGEGILRNSEEYDGLETGDAREQLRSELDCADSAVTYRLRDWLISRQRYWGTPIPIVHCDDCGPVLVPEDELPVELPDYEHSRANPLAENEEFVETTCPECGAAARRETDTMDTFVDSSWYFLRFLSPDSDNAPFEADLAEEWLPVDVYVGGEEHAVLHLLYIRFFARVLSDLDLLSVREPVQRLVNQGTVLHGGEKMSTTKGNVITPHEYGPETTRLFVLSAAHPRQDFEWTAKDVSSAYEFQQQLHEMGRAFDEREQFRDEPAPRDEYLDRAIDRTIAAATAEFDAFRFHQAIAEIRGLAGLLGQYLDAGTPQQAVYRRGLETLALLIGPIAPYLAEELWNTLRCEGLVVEAEWPDPASNVTAYQIERALIESTREDVRDICDVAGIDDPDQITFVVAPAWKYRAYESVRTADPEAAVVSQALKDELVADHRDRAGPYLADLETRRRSLEPVLEPDRERALLDQARWLFETEFDATVRITTADTVDDEDLAGRATPGKPAIHID, from the coding sequence ATGTCACACCATGATAGGTATTCTCCGGAAGTCGTGAGGGATTTCTGGCAATACGAGTGGGACCGCCGCGACGTCTACGAATGTCCGGACGACGCGACTGACCCGACGTACGTCCTCGGGATGTTTCCCTACACGTCGGGCAATCTCCACATGGGCCACGTCCGGAACTATGCCATCACCGACGCCTACGCCCGCTACCGGCGGATGTGTGGCGACGACGTGCTCCAGCCGATGGGGTGGGACGCCTTTGGCCTTCCTGCGGAAAACGCCGCCGAACAGCACTTCACCGATCCCCGCTCCTGGACGGAATCGTGCATCGAGAGCATGCGCGAGGAGATGGACGCGATGGGCTTTGGGTACGACTGGTCACGGGAGTTCACCACCAGCGATCCATCGTATTACCGCTGGAACCAGTGGCTGTTCAGACAGTTCTACGAGGCCGACCTGGTGGAATACGACGCGGCCGCGGTCAACTGGTGTCCGGACTGTGAGACGGTCCTTGCAGACGCCCAGGTCGAGCGACCGGCCACAAGCGACGGAAACGGTCCGGACGTTGAGGAGCCGGCCCGAACGAGTGGTCTCTGCTGGCGATGTGAAACACCCGTCGAGACCCGCGAGCTCGATCAGTGGTTCTTCACGATCACCGACTACGCCGAGGAACTACTCGATGGCCTCGATGATCTCGAGGGGTGGCCCGAGAGCGTCAGGGAGATCCAGCGCAACTGGATCGGCAAACAGGACGGGACTGAAGTCACGTTCGAGGTCCCCGAGTATGGCGACGTCTCAGCATTTACGACGCGACTCGATACGATCTATGGGGCGACCTTTCTCGCGATCGCGCCCGGTCACGAACTTGCCCGGACGCTGGCTGCAGACGACGAGCGCGTCGCCGAGTACCTCGATGCGGTTCGGGCAAGCGACAGCGGCCGCTCGAACAGTGTGGACGCGGGTGTTTTCACCGGTGTCCACGCCATCCATCCACTGACTGGTGAGGACGTGCCCATCTACGTCGCCGAGTACGTCCTCGACGACGTGGGCACTGGCGCAGTAATGGGCGTGCCAGCCCACAACGAGCGCGATCACGCGTTCGCAACGGCACAGGACCTCACGATAGCACCGGTGATCGACCCGGCGGACGATGACGCAGACGTGGAACTCGAATCGGCCCCGTACACGGGCGAGGGGATCCTCCGGAACAGCGAGGAGTACGACGGACTGGAAACCGGGGATGCCCGCGAGCAACTGCGCTCGGAACTTGACTGTGCGGACTCGGCTGTCACGTACCGACTCCGGGACTGGCTCATCTCCCGTCAGCGCTACTGGGGGACGCCGATCCCGATTGTCCACTGTGACGATTGCGGACCGGTACTGGTCCCCGAAGACGAGTTACCGGTCGAACTCCCCGACTACGAGCACTCGCGGGCCAATCCCCTCGCCGAGAACGAAGAATTCGTCGAGACCACCTGTCCGGAATGTGGGGCCGCCGCGCGCCGGGAGACGGACACGATGGACACCTTTGTCGACTCCTCGTGGTACTTCCTGCGCTTTCTCTCGCCCGACAGCGACAACGCGCCCTTCGAGGCCGATCTCGCCGAGGAGTGGCTCCCCGTCGACGTCTACGTCGGCGGCGAGGAACACGCCGTGTTACACCTGCTGTACATCCGGTTTTTCGCCCGGGTGCTGTCGGATCTTGACTTGCTTTCGGTCCGGGAACCCGTCCAGCGGCTGGTCAACCAGGGAACGGTCCTCCACGGCGGGGAGAAGATGTCCACGACGAAAGGCAACGTGATCACGCCCCACGAGTACGGCCCGGAGACGACGCGCCTGTTCGTCCTGAGCGCGGCCCACCCGCGACAGGACTTCGAGTGGACCGCAAAGGACGTCAGTTCGGCCTACGAGTTCCAACAGCAACTCCACGAGATGGGGCGAGCTTTCGACGAACGCGAGCAGTTCCGCGACGAGCCTGCCCCACGAGATGAGTATCTCGACCGGGCGATCGACCGAACCATCGCCGCTGCGACCGCGGAGTTCGATGCTTTCCGGTTCCACCAGGCGATCGCCGAGATCCGTGGCCTGGCTGGACTCCTTGGCCAGTACCTCGATGCTGGGACCCCACAGCAAGCGGTCTATCGGCGCGGCCTGGAGACGCTTGCCCTGTTGATCGGCCCGATCGCCCCATATCTGGCCGAAGAGCTCTGGAACACCCTCCGGTGTGAGGGGCTGGTCGTCGAGGCCGAGTGGCCCGACCCAGCGAGCAACGTCACAGCGTACCAAATCGAACGCGCGCTCATCGAGAGCACTCGCGAGGACGTCCGTGACATCTGTGACGTAGCGGGCATCGACGATCCAGACCAGATCACGTTCGTCGTCGCCCCTGCATGGAAGTACCGGGCCTACGAGTCCGTCAGGACCGCAGATCCAGAGGCTGCGGTCGTCAGCCAGGCTCTAAAAGACGAACTCGTCGCCGACCATCGGGACCGTGCTGGACCGTATCTCGCCGATCTCGAAACCCGTCGGCGCTCGCTGGAACCGGTCCTCGAACCCGATCGAGAACGCGCCTTGCTCGATCAGGCGCGCTGGCTGTTCGAGACGGAATTCGACGCGACGGTTCGGATCACCACCGCAGACACGGTCGATGACGAGGACCTAGCCGGCAGGGCCACGCCTGGCAAGCCAGCTATCCATATCGACTGA
- a CDS encoding TetR/AcrR family transcriptional regulator, producing MPEPSDSEDERTTEEAIMTATYRALCAHGYAGTSISRIAEEFPKSKSLLYYHYEDKDELLADFLGFLLDQLEAELEADTPDGPEERLDDFLDKLVPTGMDEEHLQFFQALIEMRAQAPHDETFRRQFDRTDDVIVATLTETIEAGIEQGVFRRVEATQTAEFIHAMVYGMLVRSVLVDDEAVLESTREELDNYVDRHLRIEA from the coding sequence GTGCCTGAACCATCGGATTCCGAGGACGAGCGGACCACTGAAGAAGCGATCATGACCGCGACCTACCGGGCGCTCTGTGCCCACGGGTATGCCGGGACCAGCATCTCCCGCATCGCAGAGGAGTTCCCAAAGAGCAAATCACTCCTGTACTATCACTACGAAGACAAAGACGAGCTGTTAGCCGATTTTCTCGGCTTCTTGCTCGACCAACTCGAGGCCGAACTAGAAGCAGATACGCCAGATGGCCCCGAAGAGCGCCTCGACGACTTCCTCGACAAACTCGTCCCGACAGGGATGGATGAAGAGCACCTCCAGTTCTTCCAGGCGCTGATCGAAATGCGCGCGCAGGCTCCCCACGACGAAACATTCCGCCGACAGTTCGACCGAACTGACGACGTGATCGTCGCAACGCTCACCGAGACGATCGAAGCAGGGATCGAGCAAGGCGTTTTCCGACGGGTCGAGGCGACCCAGACGGCAGAGTTCATCCACGCGATGGTGTATGGCATGCTAGTCAGGAGTGTACTCGTCGATGACGAAGCGGTCCTCGAGTCGACCAGAGAAGAACTCGACAACTACGTCGATCGTCACCTCCGAATCGAGGCATAA
- a CDS encoding MMPL family transporter, producing MSVSDTIVDAITDYSKLAIAVMLVLTMVIGAGAAQVSQTSSLDQFQSETPEADDLDYIETHFSTGSANTTTAQVIVRGDNVLSKSALLETLRYQQQIRTDPAIGETLAQERATVGIANAIATAAIKQERGQALQATAQEFQRVNETVQEQRAALEAERTRLAKNRTEFNETKAAVTARATEVNATADALKAGLQTIQQEPTASIRDQFDAVAASASVELNETDYATFETAAKQLRNTTDPAAIEEAYQLGTRGVLAAEYTALAEQQERLETWGAQLQQRGAALQEQAAQLSERGEQLRDLGTELQQTRAAFENATAATLTQQIDQLESMNASAIEETVGLVLGADGNSPSRALTFMSTNYDQGSRSAQATMLLVTQQTETALPPGGTAPEAITDAQLALQDLGADFQQEYLVFGSGIITDEINRSMTDSMLIVGPLALLFVLLALAIGYRDILDIILGVFGIGAVLVWTFGFMGWASIEFNQIFIAVPVLLIGLSIDYAIHIFMRHREERTAGDELGPRESMRTALAGVGVALTLVTATTVIGFLSNVTSPVPPIQEFGVVSSVGIVAALLIFGVLVPALKVELDEFLEGRGFDRHKRAIGTGGGRLSQVLKIGSVGARKAPYAVIVFALLLSAAGAYGGSQVDTTFAQEDFLAEDPPGWMEQLPEPFKPGDYTAKQNLNYVNDRFIREDSQAQLLIRGDLATPDAIERLDQARSEMAGKNVTQKLSSGEPDVQSPLSVMETVAAQNETFNATFQAADANGDGVPETNVSAVYETLFEVAPDQAGAVLSKNGDEYEAARIVVSIQGGASSSAVTEEMRAVADSLSGSGIEATATGQTILFEIIQDQLLETVIQSLLITLVAVFAFLMVVYRISDGSATLGFVTLLPVVFSVAWILGTMYLLDIPFNVMTGMITSLTVGLGVAYSIHLSERYNQELERADSVWEALDRSVTGTGGALLGSAATTVGGFGVLVFAILPPLQQFGLITGLTIIYAFLAAVLVLPSLLVVWTRLFGPEWTFSADEPDDDTDSSSADTDASTANTRAVDQQVDATPISAERSVKPTRVTPGDGVTVTVRIEGVSGRLAVRDGFDGAGIALRTASPAPAEFAVSDSTAVLVWEDPEAPIEVEYDATIAGDASDGSTLQFDGVVLTSGPDVAIDGEDSVTVVSDLFDLVRSEGQISQGELRLATGHVADGRLSESEFERLCRLWIEDER from the coding sequence ATGAGCGTGTCTGACACCATCGTCGACGCCATCACAGATTACAGCAAACTCGCAATTGCGGTCATGCTGGTGTTGACGATGGTCATCGGGGCTGGGGCGGCACAGGTCTCACAGACCTCGTCGCTCGATCAGTTCCAGTCGGAGACGCCGGAGGCAGACGACCTCGATTACATCGAGACACACTTCTCGACCGGTTCGGCTAACACCACGACAGCACAGGTTATCGTCCGTGGAGATAACGTCCTGAGTAAGTCCGCACTACTCGAGACGCTCCGCTACCAGCAACAGATCCGTACTGATCCAGCGATCGGGGAGACGCTGGCCCAAGAGCGTGCGACTGTCGGCATCGCCAACGCTATCGCCACAGCGGCGATCAAACAAGAGCGCGGCCAGGCACTCCAGGCGACCGCCCAGGAGTTTCAGCGCGTAAACGAAACGGTCCAAGAGCAACGGGCTGCTCTCGAAGCAGAGCGGACGCGACTCGCCAAAAACCGGACCGAGTTCAACGAGACGAAAGCTGCTGTCACGGCCCGAGCGACCGAAGTGAACGCGACCGCAGATGCACTAAAGGCGGGACTCCAGACCATCCAGCAGGAGCCGACCGCCAGCATTCGTGATCAGTTCGACGCTGTGGCGGCGAGTGCGTCGGTCGAGTTGAACGAAACTGACTACGCGACATTCGAGACGGCCGCCAAGCAACTTCGGAACACAACTGATCCAGCGGCGATCGAGGAGGCCTATCAACTCGGCACACGCGGTGTCCTCGCCGCGGAGTACACCGCACTGGCCGAACAACAAGAGCGCCTCGAAACGTGGGGGGCCCAGCTCCAACAGCGTGGCGCTGCGTTGCAGGAACAGGCAGCTCAACTCAGCGAACGGGGCGAACAACTCCGTGACCTTGGGACGGAACTACAGCAAACACGGGCAGCCTTCGAGAACGCTACCGCGGCAACCCTGACCCAGCAGATCGACCAGCTCGAATCGATGAACGCGTCGGCGATCGAAGAGACAGTCGGGCTGGTTCTCGGTGCCGACGGAAACAGCCCATCGAGGGCGTTGACGTTCATGTCGACCAACTACGATCAGGGGTCGAGGAGTGCCCAAGCGACGATGCTGCTGGTAACCCAGCAGACGGAGACGGCGCTGCCACCGGGCGGAACCGCCCCCGAGGCAATTACGGACGCCCAACTGGCACTCCAGGATCTCGGCGCGGACTTCCAACAAGAGTATCTCGTGTTCGGGAGCGGTATCATCACCGACGAGATCAACCGGTCGATGACCGACAGTATGCTCATCGTCGGCCCGCTCGCGCTCCTTTTCGTCTTGTTGGCCCTGGCGATTGGATACCGTGACATCCTCGACATCATCCTGGGCGTGTTCGGCATCGGTGCCGTCCTCGTCTGGACGTTTGGGTTCATGGGGTGGGCGAGCATCGAATTCAACCAGATTTTCATCGCCGTCCCGGTCTTGTTGATCGGGCTCTCGATCGACTACGCAATTCATATCTTCATGCGTCACCGGGAGGAACGGACCGCCGGTGACGAACTCGGGCCACGAGAGTCGATGCGGACCGCCCTCGCCGGTGTCGGCGTCGCACTGACGCTGGTCACGGCGACGACCGTGATCGGCTTCCTCTCGAATGTCACCAGTCCGGTACCGCCGATCCAGGAGTTCGGCGTCGTCAGCTCAGTCGGGATTGTGGCTGCACTGCTGATCTTCGGTGTGCTCGTCCCGGCATTGAAAGTCGAACTCGACGAGTTCCTCGAAGGCCGTGGCTTCGATCGGCACAAGCGAGCGATCGGGACTGGCGGGGGCCGCCTGAGTCAGGTACTCAAGATCGGCTCGGTCGGCGCTCGGAAAGCCCCCTATGCCGTGATCGTCTTCGCACTGTTGTTGTCGGCTGCTGGGGCCTACGGTGGCTCACAGGTCGATACGACCTTCGCACAGGAGGACTTCCTCGCCGAGGATCCGCCCGGCTGGATGGAGCAACTCCCCGAGCCGTTCAAGCCTGGTGACTACACCGCAAAGCAGAACCTCAACTACGTCAACGACCGCTTCATCCGCGAGGACTCCCAAGCACAGCTGCTGATACGGGGTGATCTGGCCACGCCCGACGCGATCGAACGACTCGATCAGGCACGCAGTGAGATGGCCGGCAAAAACGTCACCCAGAAGCTCTCGAGTGGAGAGCCCGACGTCCAATCCCCGCTGTCGGTGATGGAGACGGTCGCTGCCCAAAACGAGACGTTCAACGCGACATTCCAGGCCGCAGATGCAAACGGTGATGGGGTGCCCGAGACGAACGTCTCTGCCGTCTACGAGACGCTGTTCGAGGTCGCACCGGACCAGGCCGGAGCCGTCCTCTCGAAGAACGGCGACGAGTACGAAGCAGCCCGGATCGTCGTCTCGATTCAAGGCGGTGCCTCGAGTTCGGCCGTGACCGAGGAGATGCGGGCTGTCGCCGATTCACTGTCCGGAAGTGGTATCGAGGCGACGGCGACCGGCCAGACGATCCTCTTCGAGATCATCCAAGATCAGTTACTAGAGACGGTCATTCAGAGTCTGCTGATCACACTCGTGGCCGTCTTCGCGTTCCTGATGGTCGTCTACCGAATCAGTGACGGGAGCGCGACACTCGGATTCGTCACCCTGTTGCCGGTCGTGTTCAGCGTCGCCTGGATTCTCGGTACGATGTACCTGCTGGATATCCCGTTCAACGTGATGACGGGGATGATCACGAGCCTGACTGTCGGGCTCGGGGTCGCCTACAGCATCCACCTCAGTGAACGCTACAATCAAGAACTCGAACGCGCCGATTCCGTCTGGGAGGCACTCGACCGCTCGGTGACTGGCACAGGCGGTGCATTGCTCGGCAGCGCGGCAACCACCGTCGGTGGGTTCGGCGTCCTCGTGTTCGCCATCCTGCCCCCGCTCCAGCAATTCGGCCTGATCACCGGACTGACGATCATCTATGCCTTCCTGGCAGCGGTCCTCGTCCTCCCCAGTCTCTTGGTCGTCTGGACCCGGTTGTTCGGCCCGGAGTGGACGTTCAGCGCGGACGAACCGGACGATGACACCGATAGCAGCTCCGCTGACACGGACGCGTCGACAGCCAACACCCGGGCTGTCGACCAACAGGTGGACGCGACGCCGATCAGTGCCGAACGGTCCGTCAAACCCACGCGTGTCACACCTGGCGATGGCGTGACCGTCACCGTCCGTATCGAGGGCGTGAGCGGTCGTCTCGCCGTCCGAGACGGGTTCGACGGAGCCGGGATCGCTCTCCGGACGGCCAGTCCCGCTCCCGCCGAGTTCGCCGTCAGTGACTCGACGGCGGTTCTCGTTTGGGAAGACCCCGAAGCGCCGATCGAAGTCGAATACGACGCGACGATTGCCGGTGACGCCTCCGACGGCTCGACGCTGCAATTCGACGGCGTCGTCTTGACCTCCGGCCCGGATGTTGCCATCGACGGAGAGGACTCGGTTACCGTCGTGTCCGACCTGTTCGATCTGGTCCGATCGGAAGGGCAAATATCACAGGGCGAGTTACGGCTGGCGACTGGACACGTTGCCGACGGCCGCCTCTCGGAGAGTGAATTCGAACGGCTCTGTCGGCTCTGGATCGAGGACGAACGGTAG
- the glmU gene encoding bifunctional sugar-1-phosphate nucleotidylyltransferase/acetyltransferase, which produces MQTVILAAGEGTRMRPLTAKTPKPMLPVVDRPVLAHVADVAVDGGASELIFVVGYHAESIQSHFGESYRGVPVTYVEQPKQDGTADAVRAAESHLDGSFVVLNGDNLYDATSVQALFENGPALGTYEVSTPSNYGVVSVTDGSVTDIVEKPADPPTDLANAGAYAFPAKAREWLDVPRSERGEHEITDVVTKVIDAYDVSAVELDRWLDVGRPWELLEANETVLASIERDIRGTVSDDADLRGPVVIEAGATVEPGVVIDGPVYVRSGAEIGPNAYVRGASMIGADVHIGNAVEIKNSVVRADTNVAHLSYVGDSVLGKSVNFGAGTKVANLRHDGETIRATVNGDRVSTGRRKFGVVAGDDVKTGINTSIDPGVMLSTGIITDPAERVSRDR; this is translated from the coding sequence ATGCAGACAGTTATCCTCGCCGCCGGGGAGGGGACGCGGATGCGTCCGCTGACGGCGAAAACACCAAAGCCCATGTTGCCGGTCGTCGATCGCCCGGTACTGGCACACGTCGCTGACGTGGCCGTCGACGGAGGTGCGTCGGAATTGATTTTCGTCGTTGGCTACCACGCCGAGAGTATCCAGTCTCACTTTGGGGAATCGTATCGTGGCGTGCCCGTCACGTACGTCGAGCAACCGAAACAAGACGGGACGGCCGACGCTGTACGTGCGGCCGAGTCCCACCTCGATGGTTCATTTGTCGTTCTCAATGGGGACAATCTCTACGACGCCACGAGCGTCCAGGCCCTCTTCGAGAACGGGCCTGCCCTCGGGACCTACGAGGTTTCGACGCCCTCGAACTACGGTGTCGTCTCTGTCACAGACGGCAGCGTCACGGATATCGTCGAGAAGCCGGCCGATCCGCCGACGGATCTCGCAAACGCCGGTGCCTACGCCTTTCCGGCAAAGGCCCGCGAGTGGCTCGACGTCCCCCGGAGCGAACGGGGCGAACACGAGATTACCGATGTCGTCACGAAAGTCATCGACGCCTACGACGTCAGTGCGGTCGAACTCGACCGGTGGCTCGACGTGGGTCGGCCCTGGGAGTTACTCGAGGCCAACGAGACCGTCCTTGCGAGCATCGAGCGGGATATCCGGGGTACCGTCAGCGACGACGCGGATCTCCGCGGCCCGGTCGTCATCGAAGCGGGGGCGACAGTCGAACCGGGAGTCGTCATCGACGGCCCAGTCTACGTCCGTTCCGGGGCAGAGATCGGGCCCAACGCCTACGTTCGGGGCGCGAGCATGATCGGTGCCGACGTCCACATCGGTAATGCCGTCGAGATCAAGAACAGTGTGGTCCGAGCGGACACGAACGTGGCTCACCTCTCGTACGTTGGCGATAGCGTGCTCGGGAAGTCTGTCAACTTCGGTGCGGGGACGAAAGTAGCGAACCTCCGTCACGACGGGGAGACGATCCGGGCGACAGTCAACGGGGACCGTGTCTCGACCGGCCGACGGAAGTTCGGCGTCGTCGCCGGCGACGACGTCAAGACTGGGATCAACACCAGCATCGATCCGGGCGTTATGCTCTCGACAGGGATAATAACAGACCCAGCCGAGCGAGTCTCACGCGACCGATAG
- a CDS encoding NYN domain-containing protein, translated as MGLVGQLFGRERAGVGLFVDGPNVFRSEFDVDLDDLRSIASAYGDVRTAKLYLDEHATPGLIQAGEAHGFAVVTTSGDVDVKLAVDGTRAVSENHLETVVVASRDIDFKPVLEVAAEAGCQTVAVAPGEYGRSAGLAATAHESHTLGD; from the coding sequence ATGGGACTGGTTGGACAGCTTTTCGGCCGAGAACGTGCCGGCGTTGGCCTGTTCGTCGATGGCCCGAACGTCTTTCGTTCGGAGTTCGACGTCGATCTCGACGATCTACGTTCGATCGCTTCCGCATACGGTGACGTTCGGACCGCGAAGCTCTATCTCGACGAACACGCGACGCCGGGGCTCATCCAGGCCGGGGAGGCACACGGGTTCGCGGTCGTGACCACCAGCGGGGATGTGGACGTCAAACTCGCAGTCGACGGGACGCGGGCGGTCAGCGAGAATCACCTCGAGACGGTCGTGGTTGCCTCTCGGGACATCGACTTCAAACCGGTTCTCGAAGTCGCGGCGGAAGCTGGCTGCCAGACCGTCGCAGTTGCGCCCGGCGAGTACGGTCGCTCTGCTGGGCTGGCAGCGACCGCTCACGAGAGTCACACGCTGGGAGACTGA
- a CDS encoding TatD family hydrolase, producing MTDTYDGPILDNHLHLDPEHGRGIDAVEDFARAGGTHMLVVNKPSWMIAEIPEDEAIFESVFETTIEAVQQASDVLDGRAWPILGVHPALISKLTGRGYTPEQAREIMQAGLDIAAEYVADGPALGLKSGRPHYEVGDPVWDASNAVMQHAFELGAETGCAVQLHTEGGEDFTQVGAWAEERGLPATQVVKHYSEGRLDGPTKSVLADKDELEIAAEIAEPFFLETDFIDDPDRPGAVLGPKTVPRRTEWLLENGHEDAVRTAHVETPASVYGIDTEATL from the coding sequence ATGACCGACACGTACGACGGGCCAATCCTCGACAACCACCTGCACCTCGATCCCGAGCACGGACGAGGGATCGACGCCGTCGAGGACTTTGCCCGGGCCGGTGGTACGCACATGCTCGTCGTCAACAAGCCCTCCTGGATGATCGCCGAGATTCCCGAAGACGAGGCTATCTTCGAGTCGGTCTTCGAGACGACGATCGAAGCTGTCCAACAAGCCAGTGACGTCCTGGACGGACGTGCCTGGCCGATCTTGGGCGTCCATCCGGCACTGATCTCGAAGCTAACTGGTCGTGGCTACACGCCCGAACAAGCCCGAGAGATCATGCAGGCTGGGCTCGACATCGCCGCCGAGTACGTTGCCGACGGCCCGGCGCTCGGCCTGAAATCCGGACGGCCTCACTACGAGGTCGGTGATCCGGTCTGGGACGCCTCGAACGCCGTGATGCAACACGCCTTCGAACTCGGCGCGGAAACTGGCTGTGCGGTCCAGTTGCACACGGAAGGTGGCGAGGATTTTACTCAGGTTGGGGCATGGGCCGAGGAGCGGGGCCTCCCCGCAACGCAAGTCGTCAAACACTATTCGGAGGGCCGTCTCGACGGCCCAACCAAAAGCGTTCTCGCGGACAAAGATGAACTCGAAATCGCCGCCGAGATAGCCGAGCCGTTCTTTTTGGAGACGGACTTCATCGACGATCCGGACCGGCCAGGCGCAGTCTTGGGGCCGAAAACAGTTCCGCGTCGCACCGAGTGGCTGCTCGAAAACGGACACGAGGATGCCGTCCGGACCGCACACGTCGAGACGCCGGCGTCAGTCTACGGAATCGACACGGAAGCGACGCTGTAA
- a CDS encoding metal-dependent hydrolase, with protein sequence MHLTWHGHSTWSVVVDETRLLVDPFFDNPKTALSPAEVQQPDFVLLTHGHADHIGDVGAFDATVVATPELAAYVADTHGNETIGMNLGGTVEVGDAYATMHRADHTNGINTTYEVGSAGMPAGFVISDAEPTRTRDEETTAFYHAGDTSLMTEMRDVIAPFLEPDAAAVPIGDHFTMGPEQAAVAVDWLAVDHVFPIHYDTFPPIEQDPEDFAREVEAVGSDADVHVLDGDETFEL encoded by the coding sequence ATGCACCTCACCTGGCACGGTCATTCGACCTGGAGTGTCGTCGTCGACGAGACGCGCCTACTCGTCGACCCATTTTTCGACAATCCGAAAACAGCCCTGTCGCCTGCCGAGGTCCAACAGCCGGACTTCGTGTTGCTCACGCACGGCCACGCCGACCACATCGGGGACGTAGGTGCCTTCGACGCGACTGTCGTGGCGACGCCGGAACTAGCTGCCTACGTCGCAGACACCCACGGCAACGAGACGATCGGTATGAACCTCGGCGGAACCGTCGAGGTCGGTGACGCCTACGCGACGATGCACCGGGCCGACCATACCAACGGCATCAACACCACCTACGAGGTCGGTTCGGCAGGCATGCCCGCCGGGTTCGTCATCTCGGATGCGGAACCGACGCGGACACGCGACGAGGAGACGACGGCCTTCTATCACGCCGGCGATACCAGCCTGATGACCGAGATGCGGGACGTGATCGCCCCGTTCCTCGAACCCGACGCTGCCGCCGTACCGATCGGTGATCACTTCACGATGGGGCCAGAGCAGGCCGCCGTCGCAGTCGACTGGCTGGCGGTCGATCACGTCTTCCCGATCCACTACGATACGTTCCCGCCGATCGAACAGGATCCCGAAGACTTCGCCCGCGAAGTGGAAGCCGTCGGTAGTGACGCCGACGTGCACGTCCTCGACGGTGACGAGACGTTCGAACTGTAA